Proteins co-encoded in one Prevotella sp. E13-27 genomic window:
- a CDS encoding vitamin B12 dependent-methionine synthase activation domain-containing protein: MILDYDISTIEPYINWSYFYYAWQLKDASQHPVIRREAEEFLHDVSSRYKAHALFRLVDVHSDGDDIVIDDDGERLVLLRQQTSDSHYLCLSDFISPKHDRMGLFATSVDVGMETDFDGDPYAKMMAQLLADRLAEAAAERMHEEVRTHYWGYAKDEHLTIDELHCERFQGIRPAVGYPSLPDASMNFQLDRLLDMKQIGIRLTESGAMHPHASVSGLMISHPAARYFSIGMVGDDQLRDYARRRAVPVEVAKRFLAGNLQ, from the coding sequence ATGATTCTCGACTACGACATATCAACCATTGAGCCCTATATCAACTGGAGCTACTTCTACTATGCGTGGCAGTTGAAAGATGCCTCACAGCATCCCGTCATCCGTCGCGAGGCAGAAGAGTTCCTTCATGATGTGTCGTCGCGTTACAAGGCCCACGCTTTGTTCCGTCTTGTCGATGTGCATTCCGATGGTGATGATATTGTCATAGATGATGATGGCGAACGACTTGTCCTGCTTCGCCAGCAGACAAGCGACAGCCACTATCTGTGTCTCTCAGACTTCATTAGTCCGAAGCATGATCGCATGGGGCTTTTCGCTACCAGCGTAGATGTAGGCATGGAGACCGATTTCGATGGTGACCCATACGCAAAGATGATGGCTCAGTTGCTTGCCGACCGCCTTGCTGAGGCTGCTGCCGAGCGCATGCACGAAGAGGTGAGGACCCACTACTGGGGCTATGCCAAGGACGAGCATCTTACCATCGATGAGCTCCATTGTGAGCGTTTCCAGGGCATACGTCCTGCCGTAGGCTATCCTTCGCTGCCCGATGCAAGCATGAACTTCCAGCTTGACCGTCTGCTTGACATGAAGCAGATTGGCATACGCCTCACGGAGAGTGGAGCCATGCATCCCCACGCGAGTGTGTCAGGACTGATGATTTCCCATCCTGCGGCACGCTATTTCTCCATAGGCATGGTAGGCGATGACCAGCTTCGCGACTATGCCCGCAGGCGTGCTGTGCCAGTAGAGGTGGCCAAAAGGTTCCTAGCTGGCAATCTTCAATAG
- a CDS encoding dihydroorotase, which produces MRTIIKGGTIVNEGRAFRGTIVIDGERISDIIEDGVSSSAITSSPSPQGDAEEVIDASGCYVLPGIIDDHVHFREPGLTEKADIDSESRAAAAGGVTTYFDMPNTSPQTTTLEALSEKHKLAATKSHVNYSFFFGATNDNVELFPSLDPHLVPGIKLFMGSSTGNMLVDRDEALDRIFSSAELPIMVHCEDTAIINRNMEEFKQRFHTDDPMVEFHSLIRSEEACLKSTMKAIELAIRHQARLHIAHISTAAELELIPANCLHTITAEATIGHLFFSQVDYERLGAKIKVNPSIKSVGDQAALRYGLTDGRISVVATDHAPHLLSQKQGGAARATSGMPMLQFSLVTMLELVDEEWLTIERLVELMAHNPAQIFEVRERGYLRKGYKADIAIVRPNSSWTVTTDVIQSKCKWSPMEGHTYNWRVEKTLCNGHLVYDNGKVDASYIGQPVAFR; this is translated from the coding sequence ATGAGAACTATTATTAAAGGCGGTACCATCGTCAATGAGGGTAGGGCGTTTCGAGGCACTATCGTCATCGATGGTGAACGTATAAGTGATATAATTGAAGACGGCGTTTCTTCTTCAGCAATAACCTCCTCTCCATCTCCACAAGGCGATGCCGAGGAGGTTATTGACGCTTCTGGATGCTATGTTCTTCCAGGCATCATTGACGACCATGTTCATTTCCGTGAGCCTGGACTTACTGAGAAAGCCGATATTGACAGTGAGAGCCGTGCTGCAGCAGCAGGTGGCGTCACCACCTATTTCGACATGCCTAACACCTCGCCGCAGACCACAACCCTTGAGGCACTTAGCGAGAAGCATAAGCTGGCAGCAACGAAGAGCCACGTGAACTACTCTTTCTTCTTTGGCGCTACCAACGATAATGTGGAGCTGTTCCCATCTCTTGACCCTCACCTCGTGCCAGGCATAAAACTTTTCATGGGCTCCAGCACAGGAAATATGCTCGTTGATCGTGACGAAGCCCTTGACCGCATCTTCTCTTCAGCTGAGCTGCCCATCATGGTACATTGCGAAGATACGGCCATAATAAACCGTAACATGGAGGAGTTCAAGCAGCGCTTCCATACCGACGACCCGATGGTGGAGTTTCATTCGCTCATACGCAGCGAGGAGGCATGTCTGAAATCTACTATGAAAGCCATTGAGCTTGCCATCAGACATCAGGCGCGTCTTCATATAGCACACATCTCTACTGCTGCCGAACTGGAGCTTATTCCTGCCAACTGCCTGCACACCATTACGGCTGAGGCTACCATTGGCCACCTGTTCTTCTCTCAGGTGGATTATGAGCGCCTGGGGGCAAAGATAAAAGTCAATCCTTCAATAAAAAGCGTGGGCGACCAGGCAGCATTGCGCTATGGTCTCACCGATGGAAGAATAAGCGTAGTGGCTACTGACCACGCTCCTCATCTTCTGTCTCAGAAGCAGGGTGGGGCTGCGCGTGCCACCAGTGGCATGCCTATGCTTCAGTTCTCTCTTGTCACCATGCTTGAGCTTGTTGACGAGGAATGGCTGACCATTGAGCGCCTCGTAGAGCTGATGGCACACAACCCTGCACAAATCTTCGAAGTGCGTGAGCGTGGCTATCTGCGTAAGGGCTATAAGGCAGACATAGCTATTGTTCGTCCGAACTCATCATGGACGGTGACCACCGATGTTATCCAGAGCAAATGCAAGTGGAGTCCTATGGAAGGTCACACATACAATTGGCGCGTGGAGAAAACACTCTGCAATGGTCATCTCGTCTATGACAATGGCAAGGTAGATGCAAGTTATATCGGACAGCCAGTAGCATTTAGGTAA
- a CDS encoding DUF4369 domain-containing protein codes for MVRLLYFMAFVMCLASCAESYNIQGSSSVSSLDGSKLYLKAVKNKKVENIDSCEVVHGKFHFTGTLDTTRFVNLFMDERPLMMPIVLEKGEIVVKIGDSSQRVSGTPLNELLYSFLELHNQLNNRMNELGHRESQMLLDGIDENEIAATLSVEAEQIAMEEDTLVTNFIIRNSNNVLGPGVFMMLTAGLEYPVLTPQIEHIMSQASDAFKNDEYVREYYKTANEIQSKMQGGIGGAPAVPAESEPSDSVIRKILNGE; via the coding sequence ATGGTTAGACTGCTTTATTTCATGGCATTTGTGATGTGTCTTGCATCATGTGCAGAATCATATAACATACAAGGCTCGTCATCTGTTTCTTCACTCGATGGCAGCAAGCTCTATCTGAAGGCGGTGAAGAACAAGAAGGTAGAGAATATTGATTCTTGCGAAGTGGTGCATGGTAAGTTCCATTTCACAGGAACTCTTGATACAACACGTTTTGTCAACCTATTCATGGATGAGCGTCCGCTGATGATGCCAATAGTCCTTGAGAAGGGTGAGATTGTCGTGAAGATTGGCGATTCATCGCAGCGTGTCAGTGGTACTCCTCTCAACGAGCTGCTCTATTCGTTCCTTGAACTGCACAACCAGCTGAACAATCGCATGAACGAGCTTGGACACCGTGAGAGTCAGATGTTGCTCGATGGTATTGACGAGAACGAGATAGCAGCCACACTCTCTGTTGAGGCAGAGCAGATAGCTATGGAAGAGGATACGCTCGTCACGAACTTCATAATCCGCAACAGCAACAATGTCCTTGGCCCTGGAGTGTTCATGATGCTCACGGCAGGATTGGAATATCCCGTCCTTACTCCACAGATAGAGCATATCATGAGTCAGGCATCCGATGCTTTCAAGAACGATGAGTATGTGAGGGAATACTACAAGACTGCCAATGAGATTCAGTCGAAGATGCAGGGCGGCATAGGTGGTGCACCTGCAGTACCGGCAGAGTCAGAGCCTTCCGACTCGGTGATTCGGAAAATCCTTAATGGCGAATAA
- a CDS encoding FtsB family cell division protein: MKKLKEVLLNIIQLWYFKYVVVCVLGILIVGFLDENSVLSHFNNVNRIGELREEIVKYEEINAKNKEQIRKLQEDPKAIEKIARERYFMKADDEDIFVLSDEGEEEVSPEPKPVKNETAK; this comes from the coding sequence ATGAAAAAACTGAAAGAGGTATTATTGAACATAATCCAACTATGGTATTTCAAATACGTGGTGGTGTGTGTGCTTGGCATCCTCATAGTGGGTTTCTTGGATGAGAACAGCGTGCTGAGCCATTTCAATAATGTTAATCGCATAGGCGAGCTCCGTGAAGAGATTGTCAAGTACGAGGAGATTAACGCAAAGAACAAGGAGCAGATACGTAAGCTTCAGGAAGACCCGAAGGCGATAGAGAAGATAGCTCGTGAGCGCTATTTCATGAAGGCTGACGATGAAGACATCTTCGTGCTTAGCGACGAGGGTGAGGAGGAAGTTAGTCCGGAACCAAAACCTGTGAAGAATGAAACAGCTAAATAA
- a CDS encoding DNA polymerase III subunit gamma/tau has product MEYIVSARKYRPMSFDTVVGQAALTTTLKNAVKSGKLAHAYLFCGPRGVGKTTCARIFAKAINCQNPTADGEACNECESCQSFNEQRSLNIFELDAASNNSVEHIKTLMEQTRIPPQLGKYKVFIIDEVHMLSTAAFNAFLKTLEEPPAHVLFILATTEKHKILPTILSRCQIYDFERMTVQNTIAHLKSVADKEGIKYEEEALAVIAEKADGGMRDALSIFDQAASFCQGNITYQKVIEDLNVLDSENYFRMVDLALENKVSDMMVLLNTVINNGFDGGLLVQGLAKHVRNVMMAKDPQTLPLLEVSEQARERYQQQAQRAPLTFLYEALRVMNQCDINYRQSSNKRLLVELTLIEVAQITQPGEGAGSGRKPRRLKSLFKQLIQRSQPQVKAAPQVAAAEKHESRSAQSVQSNLSAQNTQNPQNPLNNQNSQTAQTPRPNGRPALKVSQLGMSWSNLRRQANPKMNILPGTQGVETVNSQESATFTQDDLELQWMSMCNRMPQKYSGIAARMKNMNPVILELPALELVVPNEIIKTEVETILGSIQSTLRMYLHNSGITLTLRVAEREKQERILTRREQFEEMEKANPSVAKLKEMFDLELA; this is encoded by the coding sequence ATGGAATATATAGTATCGGCGCGAAAATACCGTCCGATGTCGTTCGACACGGTGGTTGGTCAGGCAGCTCTGACCACTACGCTTAAGAACGCGGTGAAGAGCGGAAAGCTGGCTCATGCCTACCTGTTCTGCGGACCGCGAGGCGTGGGAAAGACCACTTGTGCACGTATCTTTGCAAAAGCCATAAACTGTCAGAACCCAACGGCTGACGGTGAGGCTTGTAACGAGTGCGAGAGCTGTCAGTCGTTCAACGAGCAGCGCTCGCTGAACATCTTTGAGCTTGATGCTGCGTCAAACAACTCCGTGGAGCACATAAAGACGCTCATGGAGCAGACACGCATCCCGCCTCAGTTGGGTAAGTATAAGGTGTTTATCATTGACGAGGTCCACATGCTTTCTACGGCAGCCTTCAATGCCTTCCTAAAGACGCTTGAGGAGCCACCTGCACATGTATTATTTATCCTTGCTACGACAGAGAAGCATAAGATTCTTCCTACCATCCTCAGCCGTTGTCAGATTTATGACTTTGAGCGTATGACGGTGCAGAACACCATTGCTCACCTAAAGTCAGTGGCCGATAAGGAAGGAATAAAATATGAGGAGGAAGCACTTGCCGTGATAGCTGAGAAAGCCGATGGCGGCATGCGCGATGCACTCTCGATATTTGACCAGGCTGCATCGTTCTGTCAGGGAAACATAACCTATCAGAAGGTTATTGAAGACCTTAACGTGCTCGACTCCGAGAACTATTTCCGAATGGTTGACCTCGCTCTTGAGAACAAGGTCTCTGATATGATGGTGTTGCTTAACACTGTCATCAACAACGGCTTCGATGGCGGACTGCTCGTTCAGGGCTTGGCAAAACATGTGCGTAATGTCATGATGGCAAAAGACCCACAGACGCTGCCACTGCTCGAAGTGAGCGAACAGGCTCGTGAACGCTATCAGCAGCAGGCACAGCGTGCGCCACTGACGTTCCTTTACGAGGCTCTGCGCGTGATGAACCAGTGTGACATAAACTATCGTCAGTCATCGAACAAGCGTCTGCTCGTGGAGCTGACACTCATCGAGGTGGCACAGATCACTCAGCCCGGCGAGGGGGCTGGCAGTGGGCGTAAGCCCAGAAGGCTAAAATCCCTGTTTAAGCAACTGATTCAGCGATCTCAGCCCCAGGTGAAAGCGGCTCCACAGGTGGCTGCGGCTGAGAAGCATGAGTCAAGGAGTGCTCAGAGTGTTCAGAGTAATCTGAGTGCTCAGAATACTCAGAATCCTCAGAATCCTCTGAATAATCAGAACTCTCAGACCGCTCAGACTCCTCGTCCTAATGGCAGACCTGCGTTGAAGGTTTCGCAACTTGGCATGTCATGGTCGAACCTTCGTCGCCAGGCTAATCCTAAGATGAACATATTGCCAGGCACGCAAGGAGTTGAGACTGTTAACAGTCAGGAATCTGCCACGTTCACTCAGGATGATCTGGAACTGCAATGGATGTCCATGTGTAATCGCATGCCGCAGAAATATAGTGGTATAGCGGCTCGCATGAAGAACATGAATCCGGTGATACTGGAACTGCCGGCTTTGGAACTCGTGGTTCCCAACGAAATCATTAAGACTGAGGTGGAGACGATTCTTGGCAGTATTCAATCCACTCTGCGCATGTATCTTCACAATAGCGGTATCACGCTGACGTTGCGTGTGGCAGAACGTGAGAAACAAGAGCGTATCCTCACTCGAAGAGAGCAGTTCGAGGAAATGGAAAAGGCAAATCCGTCTGTGGCTAAGCTTAAAGAGATGTTCGACCTCGAGTTGGCATAG
- a CDS encoding glycoside hydrolase family 43 protein: MMKSKFFLIVAVMMALCPVAINAKKFSKYLFVYFPSNDNENIYYALSDKDTPFDFVPMNDGKMVVSADTIALKKGVRDPHILRGNDGWFYMVNTDMRCAEGWASNRGMVLMRSKDLVNWQHSTVHFPEKYKGTNFANVTRVWAPEVIWDPQAKKYLVYFSLLTNDGTIPYDKVFYCYANKDFTDLEGEPIYFYDRGSATIDMDIVYSHKDKLYHAFYKNEGEGGICKVTAKTLTPAPGQPAGSQWSQPSGKLQQTKVAVEGAGVWPLISKKGKCKKPEKWILMYDCYGSGYYQFCETSDLSNFKLKHQTETKGMFTPRHGTVLPVTEKEVKRIKQLLDAKK, encoded by the coding sequence ATGATGAAGTCAAAGTTTTTCCTCATAGTGGCTGTAATGATGGCCCTGTGTCCTGTTGCTATTAACGCAAAGAAGTTCTCAAAGTATTTGTTTGTCTATTTCCCATCAAATGACAATGAGAACATATACTACGCTTTGTCTGACAAGGACACTCCTTTCGATTTCGTTCCCATGAACGATGGCAAGATGGTTGTCAGTGCCGACACCATAGCTCTGAAGAAGGGTGTGCGCGATCCCCATATACTGCGTGGCAACGACGGATGGTTCTATATGGTGAACACTGATATGCGCTGTGCAGAAGGATGGGCAAGCAACCGTGGCATGGTGCTCATGCGTTCAAAGGACCTCGTGAACTGGCAGCATTCTACCGTTCACTTCCCTGAGAAATATAAGGGCACAAACTTTGCCAACGTCACTCGCGTATGGGCACCAGAGGTTATATGGGATCCACAGGCAAAGAAGTATCTCGTTTATTTCTCACTCCTGACAAACGACGGTACGATACCTTACGACAAGGTGTTCTACTGCTATGCAAACAAAGACTTCACCGACCTTGAGGGTGAGCCAATCTATTTCTATGACCGTGGCTCTGCTACCATCGACATGGATATAGTATATAGCCATAAGGACAAGCTCTATCATGCGTTCTATAAGAACGAGGGCGAGGGCGGCATCTGCAAGGTGACTGCAAAGACGCTTACTCCTGCTCCTGGTCAGCCAGCCGGTTCGCAGTGGAGTCAGCCAAGCGGAAAACTGCAGCAGACAAAGGTTGCTGTAGAGGGTGCTGGTGTGTGGCCTCTCATCAGCAAGAAAGGCAAGTGCAAGAAACCCGAGAAGTGGATACTCATGTATGACTGCTACGGCTCTGGCTACTACCAGTTCTGTGAGACCAGCGACCTGTCGAACTTCAAACTGAAGCATCAGACAGAGACCAAGGGTATGTTCACTCCTCGTCACGGTACTGTGCTTCCTGTTACTGAGAAAGAGGTTAAGCGTATTAAGCAGTTGTTGGACGCTAAGAAATAA
- a CDS encoding Crp/Fnr family transcriptional regulator encodes MANLSLTKRDVARELARRYSTMTHDELDILESVLVPKKYAKGEIMLAEGQTCSNIYWVVKGLVRQYYFKNKKEVTEYMAAENTIVMSIESLFREQPSVQIIQALEPTLVYVLPKSELEAVAMRSVNIQILYRKILEESLIISQQRADMLRFESAQDRYQKLMKSAPQLVLRAPLVYIASYLQMTPETLSRVRTASLAG; translated from the coding sequence ATGGCAAACCTAAGTTTAACAAAGAGAGATGTCGCTCGCGAGCTGGCTCGCCGGTATAGTACGATGACTCATGATGAGCTCGATATCCTTGAAAGCGTGCTCGTGCCAAAGAAGTACGCCAAGGGCGAGATAATGCTGGCTGAAGGCCAGACATGCTCAAATATTTATTGGGTTGTCAAGGGCCTTGTAAGACAGTATTACTTCAAGAACAAAAAGGAGGTCACAGAGTATATGGCGGCCGAGAACACTATCGTTATGAGTATTGAGAGCCTGTTCAGGGAGCAGCCCTCCGTTCAGATTATACAGGCTCTGGAGCCAACGCTGGTCTATGTTCTGCCAAAGTCAGAACTTGAGGCGGTAGCCATGCGTAGCGTGAACATACAGATACTCTACCGTAAGATACTCGAGGAGTCGCTCATCATCAGTCAGCAGCGTGCCGACATGCTGCGCTTTGAGAGCGCACAGGATCGCTATCAGAAGCTGATGAAGAGTGCTCCACAGCTGGTGCTCCGTGCTCCACTAGTTTACATCGCGAGCTATCTGCAGATGACACCCGAGACGCTTAGCCGCGTGCGCACAGCGTCACTTGCGGGTTAA
- the lepA gene encoding translation elongation factor 4, whose product MNHIRNFCIIAHIDHGKSTLADRLLERTKTIQVTEGQMLDDMDLERERGITIKSHAIQMEYVKDGEKYILNLIDTPGHVDFSYEVSRSIAACEGALLVVDATQGVQAQTISNLYMAIDHNLEIIPVINKIDMPSAMPDEVEDEIVDLIGCDPSEIIRASGKTGEGVDEILDAVVERIPHPVGDEKAPLQALIFDSVFNSFRGIIAYFKVLNGTIAKGDKVKFFNTGMEYEADEVGVLKMDMIPRKELHTGDVGYIISGIKDSKEVKVGDTITHVARPCDKAIEGFQEVKPMVFAGVYPIDPTDYENLRASLEKLQLNDASLTFMPETSIALGFGFRCGFLGLLHMEIVQERLDREFDMDVITTVPNVTYMCYTKQGEVKEVHNPSGMPEQVMIDHIEEPYIKASIITSAEFIGPIMTLCLDKRGELIDQQYVSGNRVELHFMLPLGEIVIDFYDKLKSISKGYASFDYYVDSFRPSKLIKLDILLNGEPVDALSTLTHQDNAVAFGRRMCEKLKELIPRQQFDIAIQAAIGAKIIARETVKQVRKDVLAKCYGGDVSRKRKLLEKQKRGKKRMKQIGNVEVPQKAFLAVLKLD is encoded by the coding sequence ATGAATCATATTAGAAATTTCTGTATAATAGCGCATATAGACCACGGAAAGTCAACACTTGCCGATCGTCTCCTTGAACGTACAAAGACCATCCAAGTGACTGAGGGACAGATGCTTGACGACATGGATCTTGAGCGCGAAAGAGGTATAACCATTAAAAGCCACGCCATCCAGATGGAGTATGTGAAGGATGGTGAGAAATATATCCTGAATCTTATTGACACTCCGGGCCACGTGGACTTCTCCTACGAGGTGAGCCGTTCTATCGCCGCATGCGAGGGCGCTCTTCTCGTTGTTGATGCCACACAGGGCGTTCAGGCACAGACAATCTCCAACCTGTATATGGCTATTGACCATAACCTGGAGATTATTCCTGTCATAAACAAGATTGACATGCCTTCGGCAATGCCCGATGAGGTGGAAGACGAGATTGTTGACCTCATAGGCTGTGACCCGTCAGAGATAATTCGTGCCTCGGGCAAGACAGGTGAGGGCGTTGACGAGATACTCGACGCTGTCGTTGAGCGCATACCACATCCTGTGGGCGACGAGAAGGCACCGCTTCAGGCGCTTATCTTCGACTCGGTGTTCAACTCGTTCCGTGGCATCATTGCCTATTTCAAGGTGCTGAACGGTACTATTGCCAAGGGTGACAAGGTGAAGTTCTTTAACACCGGAATGGAATATGAAGCCGATGAGGTGGGCGTGCTGAAGATGGACATGATACCACGCAAGGAGTTGCATACAGGTGATGTGGGCTATATCATCAGCGGCATCAAAGATTCTAAGGAAGTAAAGGTGGGTGACACCATTACTCATGTGGCTCGTCCTTGCGACAAGGCTATCGAGGGCTTCCAGGAAGTGAAGCCGATGGTGTTCGCCGGCGTATATCCCATTGATCCTACAGACTATGAGAACCTGCGTGCTTCTCTCGAGAAGCTACAGCTTAACGATGCCTCGCTGACCTTCATGCCTGAGACATCAATAGCGCTGGGATTCGGTTTCCGTTGTGGCTTCCTCGGACTGCTCCACATGGAGATTGTGCAGGAGCGTCTGGACCGTGAGTTTGACATGGATGTCATCACGACAGTGCCAAACGTTACCTATATGTGCTACACGAAGCAGGGCGAGGTGAAAGAGGTGCATAACCCTTCGGGAATGCCTGAACAGGTGATGATAGACCATATCGAGGAACCATATATCAAGGCCTCGATAATTACTTCTGCTGAGTTCATCGGTCCTATTATGACGCTGTGTCTTGACAAGCGTGGTGAGCTTATTGACCAGCAGTATGTGAGCGGCAACCGTGTGGAACTGCATTTCATGTTGCCTTTGGGCGAGATTGTCATTGACTTCTATGACAAGCTGAAGAGTATCTCTAAGGGCTACGCTTCGTTCGACTACTATGTCGATTCGTTCCGTCCTTCGAAACTCATAAAGCTTGATATACTGCTTAACGGCGAACCTGTCGATGCGCTGTCAACGCTGACCCATCAGGACAATGCTGTGGCTTTCGGACGTCGCATGTGCGAGAAGCTTAAGGAACTCATACCACGTCAGCAGTTCGATATTGCCATTCAGGCCGCCATTGGCGCAAAGATCATTGCCCGTGAGACAGTGAAGCAGGTGCGAAAGGATGTGCTTGCTAAATGTTATGGCGGTGACGTGAGCCGTAAACGTAAACTGCTTGAAAAACAGAAGCGAGGTAAGAAGCGAATGAAACAGATAGGAAATGTGGAAGTTCCGCAGAAAGCTTTCCTCGCAGTACTGAAACTCGATTAA
- a CDS encoding YebC/PmpR family DNA-binding transcriptional regulator: MGRAFEYRKATKLKRWGHMAKTFTKIGKQIAIAVKAGGPEPENNPALRAIIANAKRENMPKDNIERAIKNAMGKDQSDYKEVTYEGYGPHGVAIFVETLTDNTTRTVGDVRSVFNKFNGNLGTQGSLSFLFDHKAVFTFKKKDGLDMDEMILDLIDYGVEDEYDEDEEENSITIYGEPSSFSAIQKHLEENGFEVTGAEFTRIPNDLKDVTAEQRETIDKMIEKLEDFDDVQTVYTNMKPEE, from the coding sequence ATGGGAAGAGCATTTGAATATCGTAAAGCTACGAAGCTTAAGAGATGGGGCCACATGGCCAAGACGTTTACCAAGATTGGCAAGCAGATCGCTATTGCTGTAAAGGCAGGCGGTCCAGAGCCTGAGAACAACCCTGCACTACGCGCTATCATCGCCAATGCAAAGCGTGAGAACATGCCGAAGGATAACATCGAGCGTGCTATCAAGAACGCTATGGGTAAGGACCAGAGTGACTACAAGGAAGTGACATACGAGGGATATGGCCCCCACGGAGTGGCTATCTTCGTTGAGACACTTACCGACAACACCACACGTACCGTGGGTGATGTTCGCTCGGTGTTCAATAAGTTCAATGGTAACCTTGGTACACAGGGCTCACTGTCGTTCCTCTTCGACCACAAGGCTGTGTTCACATTCAAGAAGAAGGACGGTCTTGACATGGACGAGATGATTCTCGACCTGATTGACTACGGTGTAGAGGATGAGTACGACGAGGATGAGGAGGAGAACAGCATCACAATCTATGGTGAGCCTTCATCGTTCTCTGCCATTCAGAAGCATCTCGAGGAGAACGGATTCGAGGTAACAGGTGCTGAGTTTACTCGCATCCCTAACGACCTGAAGGACGTTACAGCTGAACAGCGCGAGACCATCGACAAGATGATTGAGAAGCTCGAGGACTTCGATGATGTGCAGACTGTTTACACAAACATGAAGCCAGAAGAGTAA